One Streptomyces sp. L2 genomic window carries:
- a CDS encoding 6-phospho-beta-glucosidase: MKLTVVGGGSTYTPELIDGFARLSGTLPIEELVLVDPAAERLELVGGLARRIFARQGHTGRIVTTSDLDAGVDGADAVLLQLRVGGQAARQQDETWPLECGCVGQETTGAGGLAKALRTVPVVLDIAERVRRANPRAWIIDFTNPVGIVTRALLQAGHRAVGLCNVAIGLQRKFAALLGVTPADVHLDHVGLNHLTWETGVRLGGPEGANVLPKLLAEHGDTVADDLRLPRALLDRLGVVPSYYLRYYYAHDQVVDELRTKPSRAAEVAAMEKELLAMYGDPALDEKPALLAKRGGAYYSEAAVDLAAALLGGAGSPYQVVNTLNKGTLPFLPDDAVIEVQAAVGTSGTAPLPVPELDPLYAGLVANVTAYEDLALEAALRGGRDRVFRALLAHPLIGQYAYADTLTDRLIAHNREHLAWA, translated from the coding sequence GTGAAACTCACCGTGGTCGGCGGCGGCTCGACCTACACCCCCGAACTCATCGACGGCTTCGCCCGGCTCAGCGGCACCCTGCCCATCGAGGAACTGGTCCTCGTCGACCCGGCCGCCGAGCGACTGGAGCTGGTCGGCGGACTGGCCCGCCGCATCTTCGCCAGGCAGGGCCACACCGGACGGATCGTCACCACCTCCGACCTGGACGCGGGCGTCGACGGCGCCGACGCGGTGCTGCTCCAGCTGCGCGTCGGCGGGCAGGCCGCCCGGCAGCAGGACGAGACCTGGCCGCTGGAGTGCGGCTGCGTCGGCCAGGAGACCACCGGCGCCGGCGGCCTCGCCAAGGCGCTGCGCACCGTCCCGGTGGTCCTGGACATCGCCGAGCGGGTCCGGCGTGCCAACCCGCGCGCGTGGATCATCGACTTCACCAACCCGGTCGGCATCGTCACCCGCGCCCTCCTCCAGGCCGGTCACCGGGCGGTCGGCCTGTGCAACGTGGCGATCGGGCTCCAGCGCAAGTTCGCCGCCCTGCTCGGGGTGACCCCCGCCGACGTGCACCTGGACCACGTCGGCCTGAACCACCTCACCTGGGAGACGGGGGTGCGCCTCGGCGGCCCCGAGGGCGCGAACGTGCTGCCCAAGCTGCTCGCCGAGCACGGCGACACCGTCGCCGACGACCTGCGGCTGCCCCGCGCCCTGTTGGACCGGCTCGGCGTCGTCCCGTCGTACTACCTGCGCTACTACTACGCGCACGACCAGGTCGTCGACGAGCTGCGCACCAAGCCGTCCCGGGCGGCCGAGGTCGCCGCCATGGAGAAGGAACTGCTCGCCATGTACGGCGATCCGGCCCTCGACGAGAAACCGGCGCTGCTGGCCAAGCGGGGCGGCGCCTACTACTCGGAGGCGGCCGTGGACCTCGCGGCGGCCCTGCTCGGCGGCGCGGGCAGCCCGTACCAGGTCGTCAACACGCTCAACAAGGGCACGCTGCCGTTCCTGCCGGACGACGCGGTGATCGAGGTGCAGGCGGCCGTCGGCACGTCCGGCACCGCCCCGCTGCCCGTCCCCGAGCTGGACCCGCTGTACGCGGGCCTGGTGGCGAACGTGACGGCGTACGAGGACCTGGCCCTGGAGGCGGCCCTGCGCGGCGGCCGGGACCGCGTCTTCCGCGCCCTGCTCGCCCACCCCCTGATCGGCCAGTACGCCTACGCCGACACCCTCACCGACCGACTGATCGCGCACAACCGGGAGCATCTCGCGTGGGCCTGA
- a CDS encoding sugar ABC transporter permease codes for MRPGSLASRRRRKALRTLAFMSPWLIGFAVFFAYPLVSTVYFSFMHYDGFKAPTWSGGKNWTYVFEHYPLFWPALRNTLWLVVVMVTLRVAFGLGVGLLITKIKTATGVFRTLFYLPYLAPPVAATMAFAFLLNPGTGPVNSILEKVGVPAPGWFNDPTWSKPALTLLALWGIGDLMVIFMAALLDVPAEQYEAAELDGASPWQRFRYVTLPNISPIVMFAVVTGVIQTMQYYTQPLIAGKVASGVIQGAGTQFEPGYPDKSTLTLPQLVYNLGFQRFDYGSACVVALVLFALSMAFTALLMRRRGGLIQAGD; via the coding sequence ATGCGCCCCGGCAGCCTCGCGTCGAGGCGCCGCCGGAAGGCGCTGCGCACGCTCGCCTTCATGTCGCCCTGGCTGATCGGCTTCGCGGTCTTCTTCGCGTACCCGCTGGTCTCCACGGTCTACTTCTCGTTCATGCACTACGACGGCTTCAAGGCGCCGACGTGGAGCGGCGGGAAGAACTGGACGTACGTCTTCGAGCACTACCCGCTGTTCTGGCCCGCCCTGCGCAACACCCTGTGGCTGGTCGTGGTGATGGTGACGCTACGGGTCGCCTTCGGCCTCGGCGTCGGCCTGCTCATCACCAAGATCAAGACAGCCACGGGTGTCTTCCGCACCCTGTTCTACCTGCCCTATCTGGCCCCGCCGGTCGCGGCCACCATGGCCTTCGCGTTCCTGCTCAACCCGGGGACCGGGCCGGTGAACTCGATCCTGGAGAAGGTCGGCGTCCCGGCCCCCGGCTGGTTCAACGACCCCACCTGGTCCAAGCCGGCCCTCACGCTGCTCGCGCTGTGGGGCATCGGCGACCTGATGGTCATCTTCATGGCGGCGCTGCTGGACGTGCCGGCCGAGCAGTACGAGGCCGCCGAGCTGGACGGGGCCTCCCCCTGGCAGCGGTTCCGGTACGTCACCCTGCCGAACATCTCGCCGATCGTGATGTTCGCCGTCGTCACCGGCGTGATCCAGACCATGCAGTACTACACGCAGCCGCTGATCGCCGGGAAGGTCGCCTCCGGCGTCATCCAGGGCGCCGGCACCCAGTTCGAGCCCGGCTACCCGGACAAGTCCACGCTCACCCTCCCCCAGCTCGTCTACAACCTCGGCTTCCAGCGCTTCGACTACGGCTCCGCGTGTGTGGTGGCCCTGGTGCTGTTCGCCCTGTCGATGGCGTTCACCGCGCTGTTGATGCGGCGCCGGGGCGGTCTCATCCAGGCAGGTGACTGA
- a CDS encoding carbohydrate ABC transporter permease encodes MTQVLDKPVRPAPPVSYAAERTAKRRALLEWVAIHSLGVAAALFFTLPFVFVFLTSLMSDSQALSRDLIPHTWEWGNYKAVLDTPGFLTWWKNTLIYAGLGTVLTVVSSIPVAYALAKFRFRGRNLALMLVISMMMLPPQVVIIPMYLFWAKQLDLSGTLWPLIIPMAFGDAFSIFLLRQFLMTIPNEYLDAARVDGCGDLRTLLKVVLPMAKPGIAAVALFQFFYAWNDYFGPQIYASENPGAWTLSYGLESFKGAHHTDWNLTMAATVLVMAPVILVFFFAQKAFVEGVTLTGVKG; translated from the coding sequence ATGACCCAGGTACTGGACAAGCCGGTGCGGCCCGCGCCCCCGGTGTCGTACGCCGCCGAGCGGACCGCGAAGCGCCGGGCGCTGCTGGAGTGGGTGGCGATCCACTCCCTCGGGGTCGCCGCCGCGCTGTTCTTCACCCTCCCCTTCGTGTTCGTGTTCCTCACCTCGCTGATGAGCGACAGCCAGGCCCTCAGCCGGGACCTGATCCCGCACACCTGGGAGTGGGGCAACTACAAGGCCGTGCTCGACACTCCGGGCTTCCTCACCTGGTGGAAGAACACGCTGATCTACGCCGGTCTCGGCACCGTGCTGACCGTGGTGTCGTCGATCCCGGTGGCGTACGCGCTCGCCAAGTTCCGCTTCCGGGGCCGCAACCTGGCCCTGATGCTGGTCATCTCGATGATGATGCTGCCCCCGCAGGTCGTCATCATCCCGATGTACCTCTTCTGGGCGAAGCAGCTGGACCTGTCGGGCACGCTGTGGCCGCTGATCATCCCGATGGCGTTCGGCGACGCGTTCTCCATCTTCCTGCTGCGGCAGTTCCTGATGACCATCCCGAACGAGTACCTGGACGCGGCCCGGGTGGACGGCTGCGGCGACCTGCGCACGCTGCTGAAGGTCGTCCTGCCGATGGCGAAGCCGGGCATCGCGGCCGTCGCCCTGTTCCAGTTCTTCTACGCCTGGAACGACTACTTCGGCCCGCAGATCTACGCGTCCGAGAATCCCGGCGCCTGGACCCTCAGCTACGGCCTGGAGTCCTTCAAGGGCGCCCACCACACCGACTGGAACCTCACCATGGCCGCGACGGTGCTGGTCATGGCCCCCGTGATCCTCGTGTTCTTCTTCGCGCAGAAGGCGTTCGTCGAGGGCGTCACGCTCACCGGAGTGAAGGGTTGA